The following proteins come from a genomic window of Proteiniphilum propionicum:
- a CDS encoding FN3 domain-containing metallophosphoesterase family protein, whose translation MKRKITIFTLLIPLFLAAQEIKIENGPYLQNVTENEATIIWTTNNTAVSWVEVAPGGNDSFYAEERDKYYETSHGSRVAGTLHRVTVNNLKPGTTYRYRIFSKEVLSYKGHRVIYGNIASSNVYSRKPYTFTTLNREKEKISFKVVNDIHGKNDNLARMLGRSTKENTDIVFFNGDMVSILENESDIFTGFMDKSVELFASEVPVFLARGNHETRGRAGVTLYNYFPTGSGRFYYSLRHGPVHFLILDGGEDKPDSDIEYSELARFDSYRSEEQKWIEEQVNDPLFLSAPFRVVIMHIPPTGSSWHGTKDVAAKLLPALNRAKIDIMLCGHTHSYKYIPKGEQQEITFPVLINDDETYLDIESTQNKMSILIKDMSGKTVTTHIISK comes from the coding sequence ATGAAAAGAAAGATTACCATTTTTACGCTGCTGATACCTCTCTTTTTAGCAGCTCAGGAGATTAAAATTGAAAATGGCCCCTACCTCCAGAACGTCACTGAGAATGAAGCCACAATAATCTGGACAACTAACAACACCGCCGTATCATGGGTTGAAGTGGCGCCCGGGGGAAACGACAGTTTTTACGCTGAAGAGCGCGATAAATATTACGAAACGTCACATGGCAGCAGGGTCGCCGGAACCCTTCACCGAGTCACCGTCAACAACCTGAAGCCTGGCACAACATACCGTTACCGCATCTTCTCGAAAGAGGTACTCTCTTACAAAGGTCACAGAGTCATTTACGGCAATATAGCCTCATCCAATGTCTATAGCAGAAAGCCCTACACTTTTACCACTCTCAACCGGGAGAAAGAGAAGATATCATTCAAGGTGGTAAACGACATTCACGGCAAGAACGACAACCTCGCCCGCATGCTCGGCAGAAGCACAAAGGAGAATACCGATATAGTTTTCTTTAACGGCGACATGGTATCTATTCTGGAGAATGAAAGTGATATATTCACAGGATTCATGGACAAATCGGTTGAACTGTTTGCATCAGAGGTACCCGTGTTCCTGGCCCGGGGTAACCACGAGACAAGAGGCCGTGCCGGTGTCACTCTCTATAACTACTTCCCCACAGGTAGCGGCAGATTCTACTACTCCCTACGGCATGGGCCAGTCCATTTCCTTATTTTAGACGGAGGAGAAGACAAGCCCGATTCCGATATCGAATATTCCGAGCTGGCGCGGTTCGACTCCTACAGGTCGGAAGAACAAAAATGGATTGAAGAGCAGGTAAACGATCCTCTTTTCCTGTCGGCCCCATTCAGGGTAGTAATCATGCATATACCCCCCACAGGTTCCTCCTGGCACGGCACAAAAGATGTTGCAGCCAAGCTCCTTCCTGCCCTCAACCGGGCAAAGATAGATATCATGCTTTGCGGCCACACCCATAGCTACAAATATATTCCAAAGGGAGAGCAGCAGGAGATTACTTTTCCCGTGCTAATAAATGATGATGAAACATACCTCGACATTGAATCCACACAAAATAAAATGTCGATACTGATAAAGGATATGTCAGGTAAAACAGTCACCACTCATATCATCAGCAAGTAA
- a CDS encoding UpxY family transcription antiterminator, translated as MLTKSLQKIMLSKSPPKTDKRWLAVYVKMHHEKRVRDRLTDLGIENFLPIQIEVRQWSDRKKRVERVLIPMMIFVRVDMVEQHTVITQPSVLRYLVLRGEHSPTEIPKEQMDRFRFMLDCSDSPVSFNTNTLKPGETVRVIKGPLAGLEGELVTVNGRSNIAIRINQLGCAVVEMSASMVENNKSLQ; from the coding sequence ATGCTAACAAAATCTTTACAAAAAATCATGCTGTCAAAATCCCCCCCGAAAACAGACAAAAGATGGCTGGCCGTCTATGTGAAGATGCACCACGAGAAGCGGGTGCGCGACCGGCTTACGGATCTGGGAATTGAGAATTTCCTGCCGATACAGATCGAGGTACGCCAGTGGAGCGACCGCAAAAAGCGTGTAGAGCGGGTACTTATTCCCATGATGATCTTCGTTCGTGTTGATATGGTAGAGCAGCACACTGTCATCACCCAACCCTCGGTGCTTCGTTACTTAGTGCTCAGGGGTGAGCACTCCCCCACCGAGATACCCAAAGAGCAGATGGACCGTTTCCGTTTTATGCTCGATTGCTCCGACAGCCCGGTATCGTTCAACACCAACACTCTAAAGCCCGGGGAAACGGTGCGTGTCATCAAGGGCCCCCTTGCCGGCCTCGAGGGCGAGCTGGTAACCGTCAACGGCAGGTCGAACATCGCCATCCGCATCAACCAGCTTGGCTGCGCCGTGGTGGAGATGAGCGCTTCCATGGTAGAAAACAACAAGTCTTTACAGTAA
- a CDS encoding polysaccharide biosynthesis/export family protein, with protein sequence MRKMLLLFQVIVALTWLSGCTGAKKVAYIQGAGEDDMTGYMQTTPLYDARIMPKDLLTITVSATDPEAVQAFNLTVPGRSTGLTTTSQPQLQAYLVDNSGQINFPVVGMITLSGLTKREAEMKITSLLGRYLKEPPVVTVSFVNYKISVIGEVARPNTFTISNEKVNIFEALAMAGDMTIWGRRDNVKIIREDAQGNKNVILMDLNDRDIIFSPYYYLQQNDVVYVEPNKTKAKNSEIGSATGIWLSATSILISVAGLLINIFK encoded by the coding sequence ATGCGAAAGATGTTGCTGCTTTTCCAGGTTATAGTGGCTTTAACCTGGCTCTCCGGTTGTACCGGAGCCAAAAAAGTGGCCTATATACAGGGAGCCGGGGAGGACGATATGACCGGATATATGCAAACCACACCTCTTTACGATGCCCGTATCATGCCGAAAGATCTGCTTACCATAACAGTTTCGGCTACCGATCCCGAAGCGGTGCAGGCGTTTAACCTTACCGTGCCGGGCAGGTCGACAGGATTGACCACTACTTCGCAACCGCAGCTGCAGGCTTATCTTGTGGATAACAGCGGACAGATTAACTTCCCGGTAGTAGGAATGATTACACTGAGCGGGCTGACCAAGCGGGAGGCAGAGATGAAGATTACCAGCCTGCTGGGGAGGTACCTGAAAGAGCCGCCGGTGGTGACGGTAAGCTTTGTAAACTACAAGATCTCGGTGATAGGTGAGGTGGCACGCCCCAACACGTTTACCATTAGCAACGAGAAGGTGAATATTTTTGAGGCGCTGGCAATGGCGGGAGATATGACCATATGGGGGCGCCGCGACAACGTAAAGATAATTCGCGAAGATGCGCAGGGGAACAAGAACGTGATATTGATGGACCTGAACGACAGGGATATAATCTTCTCGCCATACTACTACCTGCAACAGAACGACGTGGTGTACGTAGAGCCTAACAAGACGAAAGCTAAAAACTCGGAGATTGGCAGCGCAACAGGCATATGGCTGTCGGCAACATCTATCCTGATATCGGTTGCAGGATTGCTGATAAACATCTTCAAATAA
- a CDS encoding GumC family protein produces MTDSKNVIPGDAFVGENSEETISVMEIVLRFVRYWKWFVAGIAIALVFVFLYLRYTTPVYNIVSSIILKEAKNQRFEPSMGVMEGLQLSGLGAVSNLENEIYVLQSRSMIRNVINRLSLHTSYIVEGRIKSSDLYKMSPVVVSMEQSRLDELKSNIEFTMQMNGEGTVKVSGLFEGLQTDTVFSSLPALLNTPQGDISFTRRPGVEAGDKPVNVVIQHPEAVIREYRGNLSVQQASRQASVLDLSIKTPYTEKGKDFLNMLVEVYNNETIEDNKMEAFNTHTFINERIAIINEELTEAERDVEDYKRSRGMTDLQVDLQRNMQMGSRYEQELVQVETQLNVVNSLNEYINNPANLNKTIPTNVGVEDPTLAATASEYNRLVLERERLSQSMTEDNPAMRKLDEQISGLRQNINSSISSVQRGLSIQRRDAHNQANIYGGRIGSVPTQEREFMELSREQQIKASLFLMLLQKREENALALAATANRAKVLDEAISAGQVAPRPMIVLLAALLLGLLIPAGIIYLMDILQYKIRTRADVDRISKVPVLGEIPKHEENENIAVLENETRPIDEAFRMSRTNLLLTLGSDNKVVVFTSTVAGEGKTFVALNMSISTALLDKRVLLIGMDLRIPRLKEYMNLETNNGLTSYLSGFEKDIDSLVVPSGVHPNLYVLPSGPIPPNPAELLSRPTLDRAIEKLREEFDYIFIDSAPSSQVTDTLIISRVSDATVYVCRADYSSKGNLRFANSLMETKKLKNMLLVINDVTEFHRGYGYGYGYGYGYGYGNKGGKKKSKK; encoded by the coding sequence ATGACCGATTCAAAAAACGTTATACCCGGTGATGCATTTGTTGGTGAGAACAGCGAGGAGACTATCTCCGTTATGGAGATAGTGCTGCGTTTTGTGCGTTACTGGAAATGGTTTGTCGCGGGTATAGCTATAGCGTTAGTGTTTGTTTTTTTGTATTTGAGATATACTACTCCGGTATATAACATCGTCTCAAGCATTATTCTGAAAGAGGCAAAGAACCAGCGGTTTGAACCTTCGATGGGCGTCATGGAGGGGCTGCAGCTGAGCGGGCTGGGGGCAGTGAGCAACCTGGAGAACGAGATATACGTGCTGCAGAGCCGATCAATGATACGAAACGTGATAAACAGGCTTAGCCTGCATACATCATATATAGTGGAGGGGCGGATAAAGAGTTCCGACCTTTATAAGATGAGCCCGGTGGTAGTGAGCATGGAGCAGAGCAGGCTTGATGAACTGAAAAGTAATATTGAGTTTACCATGCAGATGAACGGGGAGGGAACGGTGAAGGTGTCGGGGCTGTTTGAAGGGCTACAGACAGATACCGTTTTCAGTTCGCTGCCGGCATTGCTGAATACCCCGCAGGGGGATATCAGCTTCACCCGCAGGCCCGGGGTGGAGGCAGGTGACAAGCCCGTGAACGTGGTTATTCAGCATCCCGAAGCGGTGATAAGGGAATACAGGGGAAACCTGTCGGTGCAACAGGCGTCGAGACAGGCATCGGTGCTCGACCTCTCAATAAAGACTCCCTATACTGAAAAGGGTAAGGATTTTCTTAATATGCTGGTGGAGGTATATAACAACGAGACCATCGAGGATAACAAGATGGAGGCGTTTAACACTCACACATTTATCAACGAGCGCATAGCGATCATCAACGAGGAGCTTACGGAGGCGGAGAGAGATGTGGAGGACTATAAACGGAGCCGGGGGATGACCGACCTGCAGGTGGACCTGCAGCGGAACATGCAGATGGGAAGTCGATATGAGCAGGAGCTGGTGCAGGTGGAGACGCAGCTGAACGTGGTGAACTCGCTGAACGAGTATATAAACAATCCCGCGAACCTAAACAAGACCATTCCCACGAACGTGGGGGTGGAGGATCCCACGCTGGCCGCTACTGCCAGCGAATATAACCGACTGGTGTTGGAGAGGGAGCGGCTCTCGCAGAGCATGACGGAGGATAACCCTGCCATGAGGAAGCTGGACGAGCAGATCTCGGGGTTGAGACAGAATATCAACTCCTCCATAAGCAGTGTGCAGAGGGGGCTGAGTATACAGCGGCGCGATGCCCACAACCAGGCGAATATCTACGGGGGACGTATTGGGAGCGTGCCGACCCAGGAGCGTGAGTTCATGGAGCTGTCGCGAGAACAGCAGATAAAGGCGAGCCTCTTCCTTATGCTGCTGCAGAAAAGGGAAGAGAACGCACTGGCGCTGGCAGCCACGGCAAACAGGGCTAAGGTGCTCGATGAGGCGATCTCGGCCGGACAGGTGGCCCCAAGGCCAATGATTGTGTTGCTGGCGGCGCTGCTGCTGGGCTTGCTGATACCGGCGGGGATTATCTATCTGATGGATATACTGCAGTATAAGATTCGTACCCGCGCCGATGTTGACAGGATATCGAAGGTGCCGGTGCTGGGCGAGATACCGAAACATGAGGAGAATGAAAATATAGCGGTGCTGGAGAATGAGACGCGACCCATCGACGAGGCGTTCCGCATGTCGCGCACAAACCTGTTGCTGACGTTGGGTTCGGACAATAAGGTGGTGGTGTTTACCTCTACCGTGGCGGGCGAAGGAAAAACGTTTGTTGCGCTCAACATGTCTATCAGCACGGCCCTGCTTGACAAGAGGGTGCTGCTGATAGGTATGGACCTGCGTATCCCGCGGCTGAAGGAGTATATGAACTTGGAGACAAACAACGGGCTTACAAGCTACCTTTCGGGCTTTGAGAAAGATATAGACAGCTTGGTTGTGCCGTCGGGAGTGCATCCGAATCTATATGTACTTCCTTCGGGGCCGATACCGCCCAACCCGGCGGAGCTGCTCTCGCGCCCCACGCTTGACAGGGCGATAGAGAAGCTGAGAGAGGAGTTCGACTATATTTTTATCGACTCGGCTCCCTCGAGCCAGGTGACCGATACGCTGATAATTAGCCGTGTTTCTGATGCAACGGTATATGTGTGCCGTGCGGACTACTCAAGCAAGGGGAACCTCCGTTTCGCAAATAGCCTGATGGAGACAAAGAAGCTGAAGAACATGTTGCTGGTGATAAACGATGTAACCGAATTTCACAGGGGTTACGGCTATGGATACGGCTATGGCTATGGCTATGGCTATGGCAACAAAGGCGGGAAGAAAAAAAGTAAAAAGTAA
- a CDS encoding RNA polymerase sigma-70 factor → MDTAMAMAMAMATKAGRKKVKSNLPRSAGRRRSLSFNLTPVDCYRPIYYMDQTSADKIEKLLERKFEEFFMCHFPKVKNFAWKLLKSEHDAEDIAQEIFLKLWKTPGLWSDNPKALDSYLYKMTKNKVIDLIRQRYSEPGHATDAFYDAGLPEAAVAGSTLPDIYYKETGLIIRLSLEQMPAQRRRIFEMSRFAGMSNRQIAEELGLSVRTVEHHIYLALSELKKKLIFAFLLLFL, encoded by the coding sequence ATGGATACGGCTATGGCTATGGCTATGGCTATGGCAACAAAGGCGGGAAGAAAAAAAGTAAAAAGTAACCTTCCCCGCTCCGCCGGCAGACGGAGATCACTCTCTTTTAACCTCACTCCGGTAGACTGCTACCGGCCAATATATTACATGGACCAGACTTCTGCTGATAAGATAGAGAAACTCCTTGAACGTAAGTTTGAAGAGTTTTTTATGTGTCACTTTCCCAAGGTGAAGAATTTCGCATGGAAACTGCTGAAATCGGAACACGACGCGGAGGATATAGCGCAGGAGATATTTCTGAAACTGTGGAAAACACCCGGGTTGTGGAGCGACAACCCTAAAGCCTTGGACAGCTACCTTTACAAGATGACGAAGAACAAAGTTATCGATTTAATAAGGCAGAGATACAGCGAACCGGGCCATGCCACCGACGCCTTTTATGATGCAGGCCTTCCTGAAGCAGCAGTGGCCGGCTCTACACTGCCGGACATCTATTACAAGGAGACGGGGCTGATTATAAGGTTGTCACTGGAGCAGATGCCGGCACAGCGGCGGAGAATATTCGAGATGAGCCGCTTTGCCGGGATGAGCAACCGGCAGATTGCTGAAGAGCTGGGCCTTTCGGTCCGGACCGTGGAGCATCACATTTACCTGGCGTTATCGGAACTGAAAAAAAAGTTAATTTTTGCATTTTTGTTACTTTTCCTTTAA
- a CDS encoding FecR family protein — translation MDYFKRIIEFFTAGEFSDAGKRAFFRWLADEEHSVEKDRVLREMWDNSGSATDAGARESWRAFVRKAGLKERVPRLRRLRVWQTAAAVLLLISISAIYTVYREKSGGSYAGLLEQYSAVAVTERLVLPDGSEVHLNSGSLLIYPEKFTGRSRSVYLSGEANFKVKGDKKRPFVVKSNDFQVTVLGTEFDLLAYPGDSLVRVTLLSGSVEATYNNLEMCTVLSPDQQLVYNKISKSSYINNPDIEDVTAWQRGEIIFKGTTLGEIITVLKRKYPCQFVYHEEQFGNDKYTFRFREDAPLEEVMEIITQVAGYISYNIAGDTCFIEQRTR, via the coding sequence ATGGATTATTTTAAACGGATAATTGAATTTTTTACTGCCGGGGAGTTCTCCGATGCGGGGAAGCGGGCTTTTTTCCGTTGGCTTGCCGATGAGGAGCATTCGGTGGAGAAAGATCGGGTGCTTAGGGAGATGTGGGATAATTCCGGTAGCGCTACCGATGCAGGTGCACGCGAATCGTGGAGGGCTTTCGTGAGAAAAGCCGGCCTAAAGGAGAGGGTGCCACGACTAAGGCGGCTGAGGGTTTGGCAGACGGCGGCTGCTGTACTTTTGCTGATCTCTATCTCCGCAATATATACTGTCTATCGTGAAAAAAGTGGTGGCTCTTATGCAGGGCTGTTAGAGCAATATTCAGCTGTTGCCGTTACGGAGCGACTGGTGCTGCCCGACGGCAGTGAGGTGCATCTCAACTCGGGAAGCCTGCTTATTTATCCGGAGAAGTTTACCGGCAGGAGCAGGAGCGTGTATCTATCGGGTGAGGCTAACTTTAAGGTGAAGGGGGACAAGAAGAGGCCTTTTGTGGTGAAGTCTAATGATTTTCAGGTGACCGTGCTGGGAACCGAATTCGATCTTCTTGCTTATCCCGGCGACTCGCTGGTGAGGGTGACGTTGCTCTCTGGAAGTGTGGAGGCAACCTACAACAACCTGGAAATGTGTACCGTCCTCTCGCCGGACCAACAGCTGGTGTACAATAAAATATCGAAATCGTCATATATCAACAATCCCGATATAGAGGATGTGACGGCATGGCAACGGGGCGAGATCATTTTCAAGGGTACTACCCTTGGCGAGATAATTACCGTGTTAAAGAGAAAATACCCCTGTCAGTTTGTATATCATGAAGAGCAGTTCGGTAACGATAAATATACTTTCAGGTTCAGGGAAGATGCTCCCCTTGAGGAGGTGATGGAGATTATTACACAGGTGGCGGGTTATATCAGTTACAATATTGCCGGCGACACATGCTTTATAGAACAAAGGACAAGATAA
- a CDS encoding SusC/RagA family TonB-linked outer membrane protein, giving the protein MNFNLITNAKAKIFFLFFCLLSLQTFAYAQNNATITLINKSISVIDALREIEKQSKLSIAFNESQLAGKKATNLEVKNGSVEEALTGVLRGSGFTYRISNGYVVIIPGNESKTTQKSVTGRVLDENNEPLIGVTVVVEGDPSRGAATDIDGNFSLQLKEGDVINVSYIGYNTQKVVITRQNSYTVRMVPDTQLLTEVVVTALGIRRSEKALSYNVQQIGGNELVGVKDANFINSLSGKIAGLNINSSSSGIGGASKVIMRGTKSIEQTSNALYVIDGVPVYNFGGGGETVFGSKGATEGIADINPEDVETISVLTGAAAAALYGSDAANGAIVITTKSGQAGKTRITVSSNMEMMNPFVLPKFQNRYGTSDQYLSWGRRLNEANFMGYDPAKDYFERGMAATESVSLSTGTEKNQSYLSASAVNSTGIIPNNRYNRYNFTFRNTTTFYDDKLKLDAGVSYIRQDDRNMTNQGIYLNPLTSAYLFPRGNDWNDISMYERYNPSRKIYEQYWPSGAATYVMQNPYWINHRNLRENKRDRYMANAGLTFFINDWMNVSARIRMDHSGNDFTEKLYASTNTLMTEGSPNGFYGITRSVDKQMYGDMLLNINKELTDELAIQFNGGVSFSDMRSDAFLNRGPIVYGLEIAEGINEPVGIPNVFNVFHLSDSQTLREQNGWREKTNSAFASAELGFRNTYYLTLTGRNDWPSQLAGPNSANRSFFYPSVGGSALLSEIVNLPKEISYMKVRASWASVGLPFRRFLANPTYSWDANNKVWITKTHYPLYNLKPERTNSWEFGLDARFLGGFNFDFTYYYANTYNQTFNPHLSVSSGWSDIFIQTGSVLNQGVELGLGYKNSWNKFSWSSYYTLSMNRNKILDLADDAVNPITGEKFSIEHLDVGGLGQTRFILKKSGGLGDIYSTTDLARDSNGDIYIDENGDIQSAKINRLEDYISLGSVFPKSNMGWKNDFSYGNISMGFLLSARFGGVVFSRTQAAMDYYGVSEASAMARDNGGMVVNGGDHISAEKWYTTIGSGDAVSPYYIYDATNVRLQEASIGYNFPGKWFNGVADVALSLTGRNLLMIYCKAPFDPESVASTENYYQGMDYFMTPATRSFGLNLRVTF; this is encoded by the coding sequence ATGAATTTTAATCTAATTACAAACGCTAAAGCAAAGATTTTCTTCCTGTTTTTCTGTTTGTTATCGCTTCAAACATTTGCTTATGCGCAAAACAATGCAACAATAACCTTGATAAACAAGAGTATATCGGTTATTGACGCATTACGGGAGATAGAAAAACAGTCGAAGCTCTCAATCGCTTTTAATGAATCTCAACTGGCCGGCAAGAAAGCAACTAATCTTGAGGTGAAGAACGGATCAGTGGAAGAAGCTCTCACCGGTGTTCTTCGGGGATCGGGTTTTACATACCGGATAAGTAACGGATATGTGGTGATTATTCCCGGTAACGAAAGTAAAACTACACAGAAAAGTGTGACCGGCCGGGTGCTGGATGAAAATAATGAACCGCTGATTGGTGTGACGGTCGTTGTGGAGGGTGATCCTTCCAGAGGGGCAGCTACTGATATAGATGGTAACTTCTCTCTTCAGTTGAAGGAGGGGGATGTGATAAACGTCTCTTATATCGGCTATAACACACAGAAGGTGGTGATAACCCGGCAGAACAGCTATACAGTACGTATGGTGCCGGATACACAGCTGCTTACTGAGGTGGTGGTGACCGCCCTGGGTATAAGGCGCTCGGAAAAAGCTCTCAGCTACAACGTGCAGCAGATTGGCGGCAATGAGCTGGTGGGTGTAAAGGATGCCAACTTTATCAACTCGCTGTCGGGAAAGATTGCCGGGCTGAATATCAACAGCTCTTCTTCAGGTATAGGAGGAGCCAGCAAGGTGATAATGCGCGGTACAAAAAGTATTGAGCAGACCAGTAACGCTCTATATGTGATAGACGGGGTGCCGGTTTATAACTTCGGTGGGGGCGGGGAGACCGTCTTTGGCTCGAAAGGAGCTACCGAGGGTATAGCTGATATCAATCCCGAAGATGTAGAAACCATATCGGTGCTTACAGGAGCGGCGGCAGCAGCATTGTATGGCAGCGATGCGGCCAACGGAGCTATTGTTATTACCACAAAGAGCGGGCAGGCAGGCAAAACAAGAATCACCGTTTCTAGCAACATGGAGATGATGAACCCGTTTGTCCTTCCAAAGTTCCAGAACAGGTACGGTACATCTGATCAGTACCTGAGCTGGGGTAGGCGCCTTAACGAGGCTAACTTCATGGGGTATGATCCGGCAAAGGACTATTTTGAACGGGGAATGGCTGCTACCGAGTCGGTATCCCTTTCCACAGGTACGGAAAAGAACCAGTCGTACCTCTCCGCTTCGGCTGTCAACTCAACGGGGATTATTCCCAACAACAGGTATAACAGGTATAACTTTACATTCCGTAACACTACAACGTTCTATGATGATAAGCTGAAACTTGATGCAGGGGTAAGCTATATAAGGCAGGACGACCGCAATATGACCAACCAGGGGATATATCTTAACCCGCTTACATCGGCCTACCTTTTCCCAAGGGGGAACGACTGGAACGATATAAGTATGTATGAACGGTATAACCCTTCAAGAAAGATATATGAACAGTACTGGCCTTCGGGAGCTGCTACATACGTGATGCAGAATCCCTACTGGATTAATCACCGCAACCTGCGTGAGAACAAAAGAGACCGTTACATGGCTAATGCGGGACTCACATTTTTTATTAACGACTGGATGAATGTATCGGCCCGTATCAGGATGGACCACTCTGGCAATGATTTTACCGAGAAGTTGTACGCATCGACTAACACCTTGATGACAGAGGGGTCGCCAAACGGCTTCTACGGTATTACCCGTTCAGTGGATAAACAGATGTACGGGGATATGCTGTTGAACATTAATAAAGAGCTTACTGATGAACTCGCGATTCAGTTCAACGGCGGGGTTTCATTCTCCGATATGCGCTCCGATGCGTTTCTGAACAGAGGGCCTATTGTTTATGGGCTGGAGATAGCGGAAGGAATAAATGAGCCGGTGGGTATCCCCAACGTGTTTAACGTGTTTCATCTGAGCGACTCGCAGACGCTGAGGGAACAGAACGGATGGAGGGAAAAGACAAACTCTGCATTCGCAAGTGCCGAACTTGGATTCAGGAACACTTATTACCTGACGCTTACGGGGAGGAACGACTGGCCTTCACAGCTGGCCGGGCCAAACTCAGCTAACAGGTCGTTTTTCTACCCTTCAGTGGGAGGATCGGCGCTGCTCTCTGAGATTGTGAACCTGCCTAAGGAGATCTCTTATATGAAGGTGAGGGCTTCGTGGGCTTCGGTGGGACTACCTTTCCGTCGTTTCCTGGCAAACCCTACATACTCGTGGGACGCCAACAACAAGGTGTGGATAACAAAGACTCATTATCCGCTTTATAACCTGAAGCCGGAACGGACCAACTCGTGGGAGTTTGGACTTGATGCCCGCTTCCTGGGTGGGTTTAACTTCGATTTTACCTACTATTATGCTAACACATACAACCAGACGTTTAACCCGCATCTATCGGTGTCGTCGGGCTGGTCTGATATCTTTATACAGACGGGAAGTGTGCTTAACCAGGGCGTTGAGCTGGGACTGGGTTACAAGAATAGTTGGAATAAATTCTCATGGTCGTCGTACTACACGCTGAGCATGAACAGAAACAAGATTCTCGACCTGGCAGATGATGCCGTTAACCCGATAACCGGGGAGAAGTTCTCTATCGAGCATCTCGATGTGGGTGGACTGGGACAGACGCGCTTTATACTGAAGAAGAGCGGGGGACTGGGAGATATTTACTCCACTACCGATCTGGCGCGCGACAGTAATGGCGATATCTACATAGATGAGAACGGAGATATTCAGTCGGCCAAGATTAATCGGTTAGAAGACTATATAAGCCTGGGGAGCGTGTTCCCAAAATCGAACATGGGATGGAAAAACGATTTCAGCTATGGCAACATCAGCATGGGATTCCTGCTCTCGGCCCGCTTTGGAGGCGTGGTGTTCTCGCGGACACAGGCGGCGATGGATTATTACGGTGTGTCTGAAGCATCGGCAATGGCGCGTGACAACGGCGGCATGGTGGTGAATGGCGGCGACCATATCTCTGCCGAAAAATGGTACACCACAATAGGTAGCGGCGACGCGGTTTCGCCTTATTATATATATGACGCTACCAACGTAAGGCTGCAGGAGGCAAGCATAGGCTACAACTTCCCGGGGAAATGGTTTAACGGGGTTGCAGATGTGGCGCTCTCGCTGACCGGAAGAAACCTGCTGATGATTTACTGCAAGGCTCCTTTCGATCCGGAGTCGGTGGCATCTACAGAGAACTACTATCAGGGAATGGATTATTTTATGACTCCAGCTACAAGAAGCTTTGGGTTGAATCTGAGAGTAACTTTTTAA